One Brassica oleracea var. oleracea cultivar TO1000 chromosome C7, BOL, whole genome shotgun sequence genomic window carries:
- the LOC106302851 gene encoding uncharacterized protein LOC106302851, producing MFQKLQNLRQGSRTVDEYATEFFKMINRVEVRDSEEQLVMRFIGGLRQQIQFTLNLFRPQSIYEAHQQAITIENQSRAGSQPWGTSRQNRTTAASTTTPTPDTTFNKTETAIVPETTTQQQRHGGLHCFSCGELGHRQSACPSRTRRGLLIEEADDDPAPIYDEEPTEEEEEVYPDNGQLLVLRRSCLAPRSDMEFPQCKRLFQSRCTINGKVCTFVIYSGSTENVIAADAVQKLDLKDEPHRSPYKLAWLQQDHDLIITRRVLVSFSVGSTYQDEVYCDIAPMDACHLLLGRPWEYDRRVIHDGFLNTYTFTFANRKLVLKPTPETITFPSPKPVMFLHRKPFIDAMHDADMVLVLVTKPVATQQLPQVPEAFKTVL from the coding sequence ATGTTTCAGAAATTGCAGAATCTTCGACAGGGCAGTCGCACTGTTGATGAATACGCAACAGAATTCTTTAAGATGATCAATAGGGTGGAGGTTCGAGATTCTGAAGAGCAACTTGTCATGCGGTTTATTGGAGGACTCCGTCAACAAATACAGTTTACTCTGAACCTATTCCGACCACAATCCATCTATGAAGCCCATCAACAGGCCATAACTATAGAAAATCAGTCTCGTGCTGGTTCTCAGCCTTGGGGTACTTCACGACAAAACCGAACAACAGCAGCTTCGACAACCACACCTACCCCGGACACCACTTTTAACAAAACAGAAACAGCGATTGTGCCTGAAACCACCACGCAACAACAACGCCATGGCGGCCTACATTGCTTCTCTTGTGGCGAACTTGGCCATCGTCAGTCTGCCTGTCCTTCACGAACTCGTCGCGGTCTCCTCATTGAAGAAGCAGACGATGATCCAGCTCCTATCTACGATGAGGAACCTACTGAAGAAGAAGAAGAAGTCTATCCTGATAATGGACAGCTTCTTGTTCTACGTCGATCATGTCTTGCACCTCGCTCAGACATGGAATTTCCACAATGCAAGAGGTTGTTCCAATCTCGATGTACAATTAATGGTAAGGTCTGCACATTTGTTATTTACTCAGGTAGTACTGAGAACGTCATTGCTGCTGATGCCGTTCAGAAGCTTGACCTGAAAGATGAACCGCACCGGTCTCCTTATAAACTTGCTTGGCTACAACAAGATCATGACCTTATCATCACTCGACGTGTTCTCGTATCATTCTCTGTTGGCTCGACTTACCAAGATGAAGTTTACTGTGACATAGCGCCTATGGATGCTTGTCACCTCCTTCTCGGACGACCATGGGAATATGACAGACGCGTTATTCATGACGGCTTTCTCAACACATACACCTTTACTTTTGCAAACCGCAAACTTGTGTTGAAACCTACACCTGAAACCATTACCTTCCCATCACCTAAGCCGGTCATGTTCCTCCACAGAAAGCCATTTATCGACGCCATGCATGACGCAGACATGGTTCTGGTTCTTGTTACCAAACCAGTAGCCACTCAGCAATTGCCGCAAGTTCCGGAAGCCTTTAAAACAGTCCTCTGA